The window TTTTACAACTTGGCCTGATGACACCTTCACCCTTGCCTCACTTGACGACCTTGCGTGTATGAAGCTAGTGGCCATCGCTCAACGTGGTTCTCGCAAAGATTTTATTGACCTTTATACAATTGCTCTTGAACATAAGCCTGTCGGTGAGTTGCTGGAACTCTATCGCCAAAAGTACTCGGTAGGCGACATCGGCCACGTGCTCGTAGGGATGACCTATTTCGATGACGCGCAGGATGAACCTTCTCCTATTATGCTCCGCGAATTCTCCTGGGATGATATCAAACGCTATTTTCAGCAATGGGCCAAAACCCTGTCTGATTAAACACTACGCTCGTAGAATCCTGTGATGCGATAACTTTGGAAGCGAATTCAATTCCCGCCTCCAGTTTTCTGAAAGCTTTGGGGACAATATGACCTGGGGCTTTTGATGTTTTTTAGCTTTGATTCGTCCTCGACAACCACCATTTTCCCTACAGGCTTTGTGACTTTCCCCCGATTATTATCAGGTATCAGAATCGCTTGCCGTGCTCATGAATGGCCCTGGCAATCTTTATTCATCTTAGAGGACGGTATGGCAACAATATGACGCATCAGCTAGATTATATATTCTTCTTTTATGGATTAGGGTTCATCTTACTGGGGGGCATTTGTTTCACGGCTGAAAAGAAGAAAAATGCTCTACCTTGGACATGGCTTGGGCTGTTTGGCTTGATCCACGGGCTGAACGAGTGGCTGGACATGCTGGCATTGGACATGTTCGACTCCCCATTGTTCAAAGCTGTGCGTATCTGTGTAATGGCCTTATCGTTCATTTGCCTGGTTGAGTTTGGCCGCTTGGGCATGATCTCAGTTCACGGCAAAGGTCCGGGCAGGTGGGTAACTCTAGCGCTATTTCTAGTTGGTTGCACTGGCTGGCTCTATAACTGGGTTGGGCTGAACGTATTTTTCAGGTATTCTATTGGCTTTGTTGGCGGGATATGGTCCGCTTACGCCATTCTTTCTGCAAGACGACGCTCCGATAACCCCGTCGAGCGAAGAAATATGCTTGCATTGGGACTATTACTCCTCACCTACGCGGTATCAACCGCCCTTTTTGTTCCCAAGGCGCCTTTTTTGCCTGCCTCATTGATTAATTATGACTCTTTCCTGCATAGGTTCGGTTTTCCCGTCCAACTGCTGCGCGGCATGCTTGCTGTTGCGTCCGCGTACTGCGTGTGGCGGGTTTTGGAGCAGCGCACACTTCGAACCGTCAGAATTGTGTTTGTATGTTCTCTGCTGGCGATTCTGACAGGCGGATGGTTTTACACAAATCGCCAGGGCAAAAACGAACATAGCGAATGGATGGATAGTCTGCAAACAACCTGCACAATCTCCGCAGCGTCTATATCCTCCGATCTTGTGAACGGCATTGACTCGATAGAAGATCTCCAAAACCCGCGCTACATATTCCTGAAAAAGCGTCTCATGGAAATGCAACGAACATCCCCGGAGTTTCGCTACATATACCTGATGGTTGTGAGAGACGGCAGAATCATCTTTTCAGCAGACTCCGTGTCGCCAACAGCAGAAGATTACTCTCCGCCCGGCGATGAATACACGGATGCCCCCGCTGAACTGCGTGCCTTGTGCCGCGGTAAAGGGCGAAGCGCAACAGCAGAGTACGAAGACCAATGGGGGAAATGGGACTCCGCATTTGAAACAGTTACAGACGATGCCACGGGGAAACCGGTAGCGATTCTGGGCATGGACTATCCGCAAGAGAAAGTTTACAGCGCTGTTAATTCCATACGTTTGAACGCTATAATGGCTACACTTCTGCTGGCAGTCGTTGCCATTCTTTCCTTCTATTTCCGTGAACGCAGAGAGTATTTCATAAGGAGCATTTCCGAAGCTAGCAAAACACTACAACAGAAGGAAGAGGATCTGTCCCTTACCCTACGCTCCATCGGCGACGCGGTAATCTCAACCGATGCGCAAGGACGTGTCATCCGCATGAACCCGACAGCCGAAGAGTTGACCGGATGGGTTCACTCAGAAGCCGTCGGTCATCCTATCTCCGAAGTCCTCAACATCGTCAATGCTCTAACTGGCGAACCGGCTCCCATTCCTGTAAACGAAGTACTCTCTACCGGCGAGGTGCATCATCTAGAGGACCATACTATGTTGATCTCCCTTGATGGCTCCCGCCGGCAAATTACCGACAGCGCCGCGCCGATACGCGACGTCACGGGAACTATCGTAGGAATGGTATTGGTCTTTTCCGATATGACCGAACAATACCGTATCACTGAACAACTTCAGAAGAACGAAGCGCAGTTGCGCGCTATCATGGATAATGCCGGAGCGACAGTCTATATGAAAGACACGGAGGGCAGATACATCCATGTGAACCGAGTGTTTGAAGGATTATTCGATGTGAAAAACGCTGCGATACAAGGGAAAACCGATTACGATCTATTTCCCCCGGAAATTGCTGAGGCTTTCGTCAAGAATGATCGGTTTATCCTCCAAGTCGGACTGTTGCAAGAGATAGAGGAGAAGGTAATAGCCAACGGTCGCACCTACACCTATCTGTCAGCCAAATTCCCCCTTAAAACAGCCAATGGCGAAATCTATGCCATCTGCGGCATCTCTACCGATATCACCGAGCGCAAGCAGGCTGAAGAGGCGCTACAGAAGAGCGAGGAGAAGTATCGCAACCTTATCGAGACGACGCGCACAGGTTTTCTTGTTCTCGACGGACAGGGATTGGTTGTTGACGCAAATGCAGAATACGTACGCTTGAGCGGCCATTGCGAACTTGATGAGATACTAGGACGCTGCCCAATAGAATGGACCGCTGCTCATTCTCTTGAAAAGAACTCCGCGGCTCTTGACCAATGTTTTCGTGAGGGGTTTATCCAAGGCTTGGAAATTGACTATACGCGAGTTGATGGGCAGATCACTCCGATTGAGATTAATGCAACAGTGGTAGGGGCAGGGGCCGACTTACGCATCATATCGCTATGTCGTGACATCACCGAGCGCAAACAGGCGGAAAAAGCTCTGAGCGAGGCGCTGGATCGTCTCCAGCAAATCTCCAATCAGGTGCCCGGACTCGTCTATCAATTTCGATTGCGTCCTGACGGCAGTTCCTGTATGCCTTTCGCCAGCAATGCAATCAAAGAGATATTCCGGGTCAGTCCTGACGAAGTCCGTGAAGATGCATCCAAAGTATTTGCAAGTTTTCACCCGGATGACTATGCGAGCGTTGTCGCTAGTATTCAGGTATCGGCACAGGATTTAACTCTTTGGCATCCTGAGTTTCGGGTGAAGTATGACGATGGCACGGTGCGCTGGCTCTACGGCAACGCTGTGCCGCAGATGGAAGAGGATGGATCAGTGCTTTGGCACGGCTTCGTTACCGACATCACTGAGCGTAAGCAGGTGGAAAAGGCTCTGCTCGAGAGCGAAGAGAAGCACCGCCACCTGATCGAGAACAGCCACGACATTATTTATACACTCACTGCTGAGGGGATATTCAACTTTGTTTCCCCTGCCTGGACCGCGCTTTTGGGCTATCCGGCAAATCAGGTGGAAGGGAAACCATTCCAGCAATTCATCCATCCGGATGATCTTGCTGAGTGCATGGTATTCCTGCAGGCAGTGATCGAGACGGGAGAACGCCATAAAGGCGTCGAGTACCGCGTGCAGCACTCCGATGGATCCTGGCGTTGGCACACAACAAGCGCTGTTCCGTTAAGCAATGAATTCGGCAAGATCATAGGTTTTGAAGGCACTGCCCATGACATCACCGAGAGCAAACAGGCGGAAGAGGCGTTGCGCGAGAGCGAAGAGACTTTCCGCTCTTATATCGAAAACTCTTTCGATATCATCTTCACACTCGATATAACGGGCAAATTCCTATTTCTGTCCCCAGCTTGGGAACGCCATTTCGGCTATCCAGTCAACGATTTTATTGGCAAGATGTTCGTACCATTCGTGCACCCTGACGATTGCAAACATCTTGGTGAGTACCTTATGCGGGTTTTTGAAACTGGGGAGGCTGAGACGAGCCTTCCTTATCGAGTCAAACATAGTAATGGCGATTGGCACTGGTTTATTGCTAATGGCACGCTCTATACCAACAAGAATGGTGAACTCCAATTCATTGGTGTTGGCCGCGACATCACCGACCAGAAACATGGTGATGAATTACTCCAAAGGGAGAAGGACAATCTGTCTGCTATCTTCTCATCGTCGCCGGTCGGCATGCTCTTGCTGGACGAGGAAACGATGATCGTGAACGCCAATGATGTCGTTTCGGGCATGATTTCCAGAAGCCTTGAGCGTATCGTTGGTCAACGAGGCGGAGGCGGACTGGGATGCGTTCACAGTTTTGAGAATGAGAAGGGATGCGGTTTTTCCTCGGTATGCGGGCAATGTTCCCTAAGGCAAGGGGTTACTCAGGTACTAAAGACAGGAACATCAATTCGCGGTGCCGAAATACAGGTATCACTCATCAATAACGGCCAGGAACAATCTCCGTGGTTAAGAGTCAACGCTGAACCCGTCACAATAAATGGCAGTAAACATGTGATCATCGCATTTGATGACATCACCGAGCGCAAGCAAGCTGAGGAAGAGCTAATCCAAGCCAAGGCTATGGCTGATAGCTTGAACCACCAACTGGAAGATGCGATGCTTTCTGCTAATACAAATGCAGTGGAAGCGATTTTGGCAAAGGATTTGCTTGAGGATAATGCGGACGAGTTGAAGCATCAAGCTACCCACGACTCACTCACGGGATTACCCAATCGTCATTACTTCGAGGAGCATCTCAGCGAGCTTATCAAAAGCGGTTCTCGTAAGAAATCCGGCTCGATGGCCGTGATATTCCTCGATTTGGACAAGTTCAAGTTGGTCAACGACACCCTAGGACACAAAGTGGGTGACTTGCTGCTTATTGAAGTCTCCAATCGATTGCAATCGTGTCTTCGTTCAGAGGATATATTGGCAAGAATGGGCGGAGACGAATTCACCATCATTCTCACAAATTGCCCGCGTAAGTCGAGCGTGGATAAGCTAGCGACCCGAATGATTGACATGATTAGCCGACCATACGATATACAGGGACACCGGTTCATGATCGGAGTGAGCATTGGCATAGCCAGCTACCCATCTGATGGCATAGATTCGGTCAATCTTCTGAAACACGCAGACGCGGCGATGTATAAGGCCAAGCAAGCAGGCAGAGGTCTGTTCAGTTGGTTTACTGGAGAAGTGGATGTTGATAACCAACAACGAGCCGTATTGGAAAATGATATTCGTCTGGCATTAGAAAATAATCAGTTCGAGATGCACTACCAGCCGATCGTTAGTCTAGAGGATAATACACTTCTCTCCGCTGAGGCGCTCTTGCGCTGGAAACATCCTGAAAAAGGAATGATATCCCCGAGTCTCTTAATACCGCTTGCTGAGGAGATGGGCTTGATTGGCAAAATCGGCGATTATGCGCTGCAAACCGCCTGTGCCCAGACAGTGGCTTGGCGCGACGAAGGGATACACTTGTCACGGATAAATGTGAATGTATCAACCAAGCAGATTAATAATGATAAATGGCTCGAATCAGTTATCGCTACTTTATCAAAAACCGGGCTTGATCCAAAACTCCTTAATCTGGAAGTGACAGAAA of the bacterium genome contains:
- a CDS encoding nucleotidyl transferase AbiEii/AbiGii toxin family protein, which produces MSLHIEVLSEAQKAIFPMLATFATEQKFYLAGGTAVALHLGHRRSIDFDWFAHGNFEDPISLAEKARLAGLPVEDVQVSRGTLHTVIGGVKVSFFEYLYHPISSFTTWPDDTFTLASLDDLACMKLVAIAQRGSRKDFIDLYTIALEHKPVGELLELYRQKYSVGDIGHVLVGMTYFDDAQDEPSPIMLREFSWDDIKRYFQQWAKTLSD
- a CDS encoding PAS domain S-box protein; translation: MTHQLDYIFFFYGLGFILLGGICFTAEKKKNALPWTWLGLFGLIHGLNEWLDMLALDMFDSPLFKAVRICVMALSFICLVEFGRLGMISVHGKGPGRWVTLALFLVGCTGWLYNWVGLNVFFRYSIGFVGGIWSAYAILSARRRSDNPVERRNMLALGLLLLTYAVSTALFVPKAPFLPASLINYDSFLHRFGFPVQLLRGMLAVASAYCVWRVLEQRTLRTVRIVFVCSLLAILTGGWFYTNRQGKNEHSEWMDSLQTTCTISAASISSDLVNGIDSIEDLQNPRYIFLKKRLMEMQRTSPEFRYIYLMVVRDGRIIFSADSVSPTAEDYSPPGDEYTDAPAELRALCRGKGRSATAEYEDQWGKWDSAFETVTDDATGKPVAILGMDYPQEKVYSAVNSIRLNAIMATLLLAVVAILSFYFRERREYFIRSISEASKTLQQKEEDLSLTLRSIGDAVISTDAQGRVIRMNPTAEELTGWVHSEAVGHPISEVLNIVNALTGEPAPIPVNEVLSTGEVHHLEDHTMLISLDGSRRQITDSAAPIRDVTGTIVGMVLVFSDMTEQYRITEQLQKNEAQLRAIMDNAGATVYMKDTEGRYIHVNRVFEGLFDVKNAAIQGKTDYDLFPPEIAEAFVKNDRFILQVGLLQEIEEKVIANGRTYTYLSAKFPLKTANGEIYAICGISTDITERKQAEEALQKSEEKYRNLIETTRTGFLVLDGQGLVVDANAEYVRLSGHCELDEILGRCPIEWTAAHSLEKNSAALDQCFREGFIQGLEIDYTRVDGQITPIEINATVVGAGADLRIISLCRDITERKQAEKALSEALDRLQQISNQVPGLVYQFRLRPDGSSCMPFASNAIKEIFRVSPDEVREDASKVFASFHPDDYASVVASIQVSAQDLTLWHPEFRVKYDDGTVRWLYGNAVPQMEEDGSVLWHGFVTDITERKQVEKALLESEEKHRHLIENSHDIIYTLTAEGIFNFVSPAWTALLGYPANQVEGKPFQQFIHPDDLAECMVFLQAVIETGERHKGVEYRVQHSDGSWRWHTTSAVPLSNEFGKIIGFEGTAHDITESKQAEEALRESEETFRSYIENSFDIIFTLDITGKFLFLSPAWERHFGYPVNDFIGKMFVPFVHPDDCKHLGEYLMRVFETGEAETSLPYRVKHSNGDWHWFIANGTLYTNKNGELQFIGVGRDITDQKHGDELLQREKDNLSAIFSSSPVGMLLLDEETMIVNANDVVSGMISRSLERIVGQRGGGGLGCVHSFENEKGCGFSSVCGQCSLRQGVTQVLKTGTSIRGAEIQVSLINNGQEQSPWLRVNAEPVTINGSKHVIIAFDDITERKQAEEELIQAKAMADSLNHQLEDAMLSANTNAVEAILAKDLLEDNADELKHQATHDSLTGLPNRHYFEEHLSELIKSGSRKKSGSMAVIFLDLDKFKLVNDTLGHKVGDLLLIEVSNRLQSCLRSEDILARMGGDEFTIILTNCPRKSSVDKLATRMIDMISRPYDIQGHRFMIGVSIGIASYPSDGIDSVNLLKHADAAMYKAKQAGRGLFSWFTGEVDVDNQQRAVLENDIRLALENNQFEMHYQPIVSLEDNTLLSAEALLRWKHPEKGMISPSLLIPLAEEMGLIGKIGDYALQTACAQTVAWRDEGIHLSRINVNVSTKQINNDKWLESVIATLSKTGLDPKLLNLEVTETDFTTDDKEMMETLNKVRELGISMAIDDFGMGRSSLSRLKDFPVIHLKIDGSFIRDIEHNKDDNALVRSIVDMAHNQGIKVTAEWVETKTQMEILHSSGCDFIQGYYISPALSTQDFKNFAHEWMHNHPETKTA